GCCGGGCCGCCGGGCCCATGACGACCATGTGGGCCTTGCTCGACCTGGGGTCGGCCTGGCCCAGTTTCTCGATGGACTCCTGCAGCGAGGTCCGCAGCCCTTCCAGCTCGGTGCGGGTCTGCACGCTCTCCACGCTCCGCCCCGTACCGGCCGCGTCGGCCAGTTCGGTGATGCGGCGGCCGGCCTGCGCGACCGTCTGCCGCAGGGTCTCGAGCCGCGCCGCCGCCTCGGGGTCGGCGTTGTCGCCCACGATCCGCGCGGCGAAGGCGACGAACTGCTCGGCCACCTGGTCGGAGAGCTGCTGTGCGCGCTCGGGCGTGTCGGCGGTGCCCGAGATCTCGATGATGTTTCCCTCGGAGGTCTTGGCGGTCACCCGCTCCTTCAGCTCGGTGGTGCCGACCCCCGTCCAGTGGAGCGCGGACGCCACGCGGTCGATCACCACCGAGCTGGTGGCGACCTCCGCCTGGGTCCGCAGCTCGCGCTCCTCCCACGCGCCCGGCAGCAGGACGGACGCCGACGTCGTGTAGCGCGGCGGGAACAGCAGCGAGGTGCCGTACCCGACGAGCGCGCCCACGACGACGAGGATGGTGAGAAGCCGCCGTCGCCGACGGAGGATCCGCCCGACCGTGGCCAGACGTATGGTGTCATCGCTCAACGGAGCGGCCTCGTCCCTTCCCGGTCCGTGTCGTCCGCCTTCGTGTCGTTCGCCTCCGTGTCGTCCGCCGACGCCGGAGCGTGGGGACGGCAGGCGGCAGCGTAGGCGTCGAGCAGTGCGCGCTGGGAGTTCGGCCAGGACAGCGGCCCGCCGATCCGCTCCTGACCGGTCTTGCCCATGAGCTCCCGCTTCTCCGGGTCGTCGAGGAGCTGCCCGACCAGCCGGGCGAACTCGGACTCGTCGTTGGCGGGCGCGTAGACGGCGGCGTCACCGGCGGAGACGCGCGCCTCCCGGAGGTCGAAGGAGACGATCGGCCGGCCCATGACCATGTACTCCAGGACCTTGTTCATGGTCGACACGTCGTTGAGCGGATTGTGCGGGTCGGGGGAGAGGCACACGTCGGCGGTGGACAGGTAGCGCACCAGATCGGCGTCCGGGATCCGCCCGGTGAACTCCACCTGCTCCGAGAGCCCCAGCTGCCGGGACAGCTCCACCATCGCGTCGAAGGTGTCGCCGCCGCCGACGAACACCGCGTGCCAGTCGGTCCGCCCGACCTCGTCGCGCAGCTTCGCGAGGGCGCGCAGGGCGTAGTCGACGCCGTCCTGCGGGCCCATGACGCCGAGGTAGCACAGCAGATGGGGCTTGCCGCGCTTCAGCTCCGGCTCGGGCGGCACGGGGTGGAACCGGTCGACGTCCGGCGCGCTGCGCACCACGAACACGTCCTCGGGCCGCCGGCCGCCACGGCGCACCGCGACGTCCTTGTAGCTCTCGTTCGTGGCGAGCACGACATCCGCGGCCCGGTACGTCATCCGTTCGAGCGCGCACACGCCGCGGTAGAGCAGGTCCTTGCCGCGGTCGAACCGGGACAGGTACAGCTCGGGCACCAGGTCGTGCTGGTCGAAGACGAACCGCGTCCCGCGCCGCTTCAGCCAGAGCGCGGGCAGGAACAGCAGGTCGGGCGGGTTGCAGGCGTGGACCACGTGGACCGGGCCGACCTTCCGGGCCAGCCGGAAGGTGTGCCACAGCGCCGATCCGTACTCCTTGAGGTATCCGGCCGGTCCTCCGGTGGCCGCCTGCAGCGGGTAGCGGTGGATCCGCACCCCGTCGATCTCCACCTCCCGCTCCGTGTCCCGCTTGCTTCCCTGCGGGCAGATGACGTCCACCGTCCAGCCCGCGTCGCGCAGCGTCGTGCATTCCTGCCACACCCGCCGGTCGAACGGCACCGACAGGTTCTCCACCAGGATCAGCGCGCGCCTGGCCCGCCTCCTGCCACCGGGCTTCGTGCCACCGGGCGTCGTGCCACCCGGCTTCGTGTTACCAAGCAAGACCCATGTACCCCGGTTCGGCCCGCCGCGCGTCGGCGTCGGGAAGGTGGACGAGATCGATGATCACCGGGCTGTCGCCGTGCGGCAGCGCGGACAGTACGGCCGGGTCCTTGGTGCCGACCAGGCACACCTCGGCATGGTCGAGCACCTCGTCGACGGAGTCCGCGAGCAGCTGCGCGAGGTGCGGCAGCCGGGTCTCGATGTACTCGCGGTTCGCGCCGAGCAGCCGGGACAGGTTCACATTGGGGTCGTAGATCCGCAGGTCGTACCCCTTGCCGAAGAGCCGCTCCGCCAGCTCGACGAGCGGGCTCTCGCGCAGGTCGTCGGTGCCGGGCTTGAAGGAGAGACCGAACAGGCCCACCCGACGCTTCCCGGTGCGCTCGACCAGTTCCACCGCGCGCTGCAGATGGTCGGCGTTGGAGGGCAGTACGTGGGAGAGGATGGGCACCGAGACGTCGGCCCGCTGTGCCGCGTGGACCAGGCTGCGCAGGTCCTTGGGCAGGCAGGAGCCGCCGAAGGCGAAGCCGGGCCGCAGATAGGCGGGGCTGATGTTCAGCTTGCGGTCGGCCAGGAACACGTCGATCACCTGGTGCGAGTCCACCCCGAGCGCCTGGCAGACCGCGCCCAGCTCGTTCGCGAAGCCGATCTTGAGGCCGTGGAAGGCGTTGTCCGCGTACTTGATCGCCTCGGCGACCGGGATCGGCACCCGGAACACCTCGCCGGGCAGTCCTTCGTACAGCGCCGCCACCACGTCGCCGCTCGCCGGGTCGAGCTCGCCGATGACGGTCTTGGGCGGGTCGAAGAAGTCCTTCACGCTCGTGCCCTCGCGCAGGAACTCCGGGTTGACCGCGACCCCGACGTCCACCCCGGCCGTACCGCCGACGTACTTCTCCAGGATCGGCACGAGCAGGTTCAGGCAGGTGCCCGGGAGCATGGTGCTGCGGAAGACGACGGTGTGCCGTCCGCCTCGCTCGGCCACCGCGGCACCGATCTCCTCGGTGACCCGCTCCAGATAGGTGGTGCACAGGCTGCCGTTGGGCTCCGAAGGGGTGCCCACGCAGACCAGCGACACCTCGCTGCCCATGATCGCCTCGCGGACGTCGCGGGTGGCGCGCAGCGCGCCGGTCCCCACGACCTCGGCGACGAGCTCGCCGATCCGCTCCTCCACCACCGGGGCCTTGCCGTCGTTGACCAGGTCGACCTTGACCTGGTTCACGTCCACCCCGATGACCTCGTGCCCCATGCCGGCCAGGCACGCGGCCGACACGCAGCCCACGTAGCCGAGCCCGAACACGCTGATTCTCATGACCCGTTCCTCCCCCCAGTCAGGCCCTTCCGGCCTGCGGTCCGCGTGCAGGCCGGACGACTTCCCCCGTGCATCAGTACGCCCCCTGCCCGTAGAGCACCGCGCGCAGCGTCTTCCACAAGATCACCGTGTCCAGGGCGAGCGACCAGTCCTCCACGTACCGCAGGTCGAGGCGCACGGCCTCCTCCCACGGCAGGTCGCTGCGTCCGCTGATCTGCCACAGGCCGGTCAGTCCGGGCTTGACCAGCAACCGTCGCTGGACGTCCGGGCCGTACGCGGCGGACTCCTCGGGTAACGGCGGCCGAGGGCCGACGAGCGACATCGATCCGGTGAGCACGTTGAAGAGCTGCGGGAGCTCGTCGATCGAGTACCGCCGCAGCACCGATCCCACCCGGGTCACCCGCGGATCCCGGCGGAGCTTGAACAGCGGTCCCGCACCCTCGTTGCGTTCGGCGAGCGCGGCGCGTGCCGCCCCGTCGGCCCCGGTGACCATCGTGCGGTACTTGAGAATGGTGAACTCGCGGCCGTCCTTGCCGACCCGGCGCTGGCGGTAGAACGCCCCGCCCCGGCTGTCCAGCATCACGAGCAGTGCGACGAGCACCATCAGCGGCGCGAACAGGATCAGCAGGGCCGCCGCGCCCAGCCGGTCGACGACCCCCTTGATCGCCCGGCGGCCGCCGGTGAAGGCCGGCATGCTGACCCGCAGCAGAGGTATCCCGAGCACCGCGTCGACGTGCAGCCGCGGGCCGGCCACCTCCATCAGCACGGGGGCCACGACCATCTCGGCATCGCTGCCTTCGAGGTTCCAGGCCAGTCGCCGCAGCCGCTCGGGCGACCAGTGCGGGTCAGGGGTGACCGCGACGACCCGGTAGCCGTCGTGGCGGACGTGCTTGGCGACGTCCTCCAGCTGTCCGACGACCGGCACTCCGTCCACCAGGTCACCGTCGAGCCCGCGACCGTCCGTCGTGCACACGGCCTCCACCTGCCAGCCGATGTGCGGGAACTTGCGGGTCCGGGTGATCAGGTCGCGCACGGTGTCCGGGCTGCCGGCCGCGAGCACCGGGCGCAGACAGCGCCCTTCCTTCCGCTCCCTGTGCAGCCAGAGGCGCAGCAGATACCGCTCGGTCATGGTGACGAGCGCGATCGCCGGGAGCGCGACGAAGATCCAGAGTTTGATGTTGCGCGAGGTGAGGGCGATCCCGCCGAGCGCCAGGACGACGGCCGCGCCGCACAGTGAGCGGCCGAGACGGCGGAACTCCTCGGCGCCCTGGCCGAGCACGGCAGGAGCCCACGACCGGCTCACCGCAAGCGCTCCCAGCACCAGCAACTCGGTGCCGAAGGCGAGGAATCTCCACTTCTCATGCCAGTTGGCCGCGTCGCGGGCGCCGAAGAAGCCGCCGATCGCCGCCACCACGAAGGCGGTGGCCACGGTGTCGCTGATGATCACGGCACGGCGGTAGCGCTGCTCCCAGTCGCTCGCCGGCCGACTGACGGCTCCGTTCTCCAGACGCCCGCGCGCCGATGGAAACGGGTTGACCAACTCCCGCTGCTGCACAGACCCCCCCAGGCCGCCAGTGGACTCGACGTGTTCACCCCACACGGTTCCTCTCCCCCTCGGGAGGCCCCCGCCTCCCGCACTGTTCCTCCCCTCGGGAGGCCCCCGCCCCCCGCGCCGCGCTGTTCCTCTCCCCGCGAGCACATCCGCGAAGACGTAACGGTCTCTTGCGACGCTGTTTGAACACCCCACCCAGGCGTCAGCGGACTCGAATGCCCTGCCGGAGCCCCGAGGTACACGGGAACCCGTCGACACCCCGGGTGCTCCCTACACCCAAGGCCCCCT
The DNA window shown above is from Streptomyces vietnamensis and carries:
- a CDS encoding glycosyltransferase family 4 protein — protein: MLGNTKPGGTTPGGTKPGGRRRARRALILVENLSVPFDRRVWQECTTLRDAGWTVDVICPQGSKRDTEREVEIDGVRIHRYPLQAATGGPAGYLKEYGSALWHTFRLARKVGPVHVVHACNPPDLLFLPALWLKRRGTRFVFDQHDLVPELYLSRFDRGKDLLYRGVCALERMTYRAADVVLATNESYKDVAVRRGGRRPEDVFVVRSAPDVDRFHPVPPEPELKRGKPHLLCYLGVMGPQDGVDYALRALAKLRDEVGRTDWHAVFVGGGDTFDAMVELSRQLGLSEQVEFTGRIPDADLVRYLSTADVCLSPDPHNPLNDVSTMNKVLEYMVMGRPIVSFDLREARVSAGDAAVYAPANDESEFARLVGQLLDDPEKRELMGKTGQERIGGPLSWPNSQRALLDAYAAACRPHAPASADDTEANDTKADDTDREGTRPLR
- a CDS encoding nucleotide sugar dehydrogenase — protein: MRISVFGLGYVGCVSAACLAGMGHEVIGVDVNQVKVDLVNDGKAPVVEERIGELVAEVVGTGALRATRDVREAIMGSEVSLVCVGTPSEPNGSLCTTYLERVTEEIGAAVAERGGRHTVVFRSTMLPGTCLNLLVPILEKYVGGTAGVDVGVAVNPEFLREGTSVKDFFDPPKTVIGELDPASGDVVAALYEGLPGEVFRVPIPVAEAIKYADNAFHGLKIGFANELGAVCQALGVDSHQVIDVFLADRKLNISPAYLRPGFAFGGSCLPKDLRSLVHAAQRADVSVPILSHVLPSNADHLQRAVELVERTGKRRVGLFGLSFKPGTDDLRESPLVELAERLFGKGYDLRIYDPNVNLSRLLGANREYIETRLPHLAQLLADSVDEVLDHAEVCLVGTKDPAVLSALPHGDSPVIIDLVHLPDADARRAEPGYMGLAW
- a CDS encoding sugar transferase, whose protein sequence is MQQRELVNPFPSARGRLENGAVSRPASDWEQRYRRAVIISDTVATAFVVAAIGGFFGARDAANWHEKWRFLAFGTELLVLGALAVSRSWAPAVLGQGAEEFRRLGRSLCGAAVVLALGGIALTSRNIKLWIFVALPAIALVTMTERYLLRLWLHRERKEGRCLRPVLAAGSPDTVRDLITRTRKFPHIGWQVEAVCTTDGRGLDGDLVDGVPVVGQLEDVAKHVRHDGYRVVAVTPDPHWSPERLRRLAWNLEGSDAEMVVAPVLMEVAGPRLHVDAVLGIPLLRVSMPAFTGGRRAIKGVVDRLGAAALLILFAPLMVLVALLVMLDSRGGAFYRQRRVGKDGREFTILKYRTMVTGADGAARAALAERNEGAGPLFKLRRDPRVTRVGSVLRRYSIDELPQLFNVLTGSMSLVGPRPPLPEESAAYGPDVQRRLLVKPGLTGLWQISGRSDLPWEEAVRLDLRYVEDWSLALDTVILWKTLRAVLYGQGAY